One stretch of Oncorhynchus keta strain PuntledgeMale-10-30-2019 chromosome 16, Oket_V2, whole genome shotgun sequence DNA includes these proteins:
- the LOC118395546 gene encoding uncharacterized protein LOC118395546 isoform X3, whose translation MANCMVFHTQIASIMEVLANAAVAEICKLVDNDYKVFRLEMSQSQKENKGLRRKLQLMDWKVARERAERTIRERVPASRPSSVKILDRYRGMARVEEHLTVGHNSFVKPVGHNAWRDDQPIAIDEGTGTSSQHVIVIESAGPGGSSLVKQERTEGDDPQHSRDIQTEAAAGVVPPVATDDLATTPRPRTRRSITEEEEGPEVLLVEEGLGNTEGTMVMEDNQTTPWSWRTT comes from the exons atggctaactgtatggtttttcacactcaaatagcctccattatggaggtgctagcgaatgcagccgtggcagagatctgtaaactcgtagacAACGACTATAaagtgtttcgtttggaaatgtctcaaagccagaaagaaaacaaGGGGTTGCGGAGGAAACTACAACTAATGGACTGGAAGGTGGCACGGGAGCGCGCGGAGAGGACAATACGAGAGCGCGTCCCCGCCAGTCGTCCCAGTAGTGTCAAGATCCTCGACCGATACAGAGGAATGGCAAGAG TTGAAGAACATCTCACTGTAGGCCACAACAGCTTTGTGAAGCCAGTGGGACACAATGCGTGGAGAGATGACCAACCCATTGCTATAGATGAGGGGACTGGAACCTCATCCCAACATGTTATTGTGATAGAG TCTGCAGGTCCTGGAGGATCGTCTCTGGTCAAGCAGGAGAGGACTGAAGGAGACGACCCACAACACAGCAGAGACATCCAGACTGAAGCAGCGGCTGGAGTGGTGCCCCCTGTCGCAACGGACGACCTTGCCACCACGCCCCGGCCCAGGACCCGACGTAGCATTACGGAG GAAGAGGAGGGTCCAGAGGTGCTGCTGGTGGAGGAGGGTCTGGGGAACACTGAGGGGACCATGGTCATGGAGGACAACCAGACTACACCATGGTCATGGAGGACAACCTGA
- the LOC118395546 gene encoding zinc finger protein 239-like isoform X1 produces the protein MANCMVFHTQIASIMEVLANAAVAEICKLVDNDYKVFRLEMSQSQKENKGLRRKLQLMDWKVARERAERTIRERVPASRPSSVKILDRYRGMARVEEHLTVGHNSFVKPVGHNAWRDDQPIAIDEGTGTSSQHVIVIESAGPGGSSLVKQERTEGDDPQHSRDIQTEAAAGVVPPVATDDLATTPRPRTRRSITEVSGTPKAVLKSETDTETLTVSRRLLHTGSDPERLGCPPAPGSEYFLYGSPRTVHTHQDSVATLETVNYPSCSYTTEMDPGKMTLGLETQTDLSRRDWNQYSSRLYSEGCLDKKEEVIAVDEVTVKVEGDVPLLWNETHLGEGHSQGRDFLDYRESLETNPDVTTHSPLHTLRDHEPVSTSMGPSDQVLNSKVQKAKAQGGGPASGGSKVKRFLCMFCNKGFSCLQKVEIHQRVHTGEKPFSCTQCHMRFAEAGNLKRHQRVHTGEKPYSCPQCHMRFAQSGNLKMHLKVHTGERPFACTHCRKRFSERSYLRIHQQKNHHSTIT, from the exons atggctaactgtatggtttttcacactcaaatagcctccattatggaggtgctagcgaatgcagccgtggcagagatctgtaaactcgtagacAACGACTATAaagtgtttcgtttggaaatgtctcaaagccagaaagaaaacaaGGGGTTGCGGAGGAAACTACAACTAATGGACTGGAAGGTGGCACGGGAGCGCGCGGAGAGGACAATACGAGAGCGCGTCCCCGCCAGTCGTCCCAGTAGTGTCAAGATCCTCGACCGATACAGAGGAATGGCAAGAG TTGAAGAACATCTCACTGTAGGCCACAACAGCTTTGTGAAGCCAGTGGGACACAATGCGTGGAGAGATGACCAACCCATTGCTATAGATGAGGGGACTGGAACCTCATCCCAACATGTTATTGTGATAGAG TCTGCAGGTCCTGGAGGATCGTCTCTGGTCAAGCAGGAGAGGACTGAAGGAGACGACCCACAACACAGCAGAGACATCCAGACTGAAGCAGCGGCTGGAGTGGTGCCCCCTGTCGCAACGGACGACCTTGCCACCACGCCCCGGCCCAGGACCCGACGTAGCATTACGGAGGTCAGTGGAACACCGAAGGCTGTCCtcaagtcagagacagacaccgagacTTTAACTGTATCACGAAGGCTCTTACACACAGGATCAGacccagagagactgggctgtCCTCCTGCTCCCGGCTCAGAGTATTTTCTTTATGGTAGCCCGAGGACGGTTCATACCCATCAGGACTCAGTTGCAACGTTAGAGACTGTCAATTATCCGTCTTGTTCTTACACTACAGAGATGGACCCTGGCAAAATGACCTTGGGTTTAGAGACACAGACTGATCTGTCTAGACGGGACTGGAACCAGTACAGTAGTAGGCTATACTCTGAAGGGTGCCTAGATAAGAAAGAGGAGGTTATTGCCGTAGATGAGGTGACTGTGAAAGTGGAGGGCGATGTTCCTCTTCTATGGAATGAGACTCACTTAGGAGAAGGACATTCACAAGGCAGAGATTTCTTAGATTACAGGGAAAGCTTAGAGACAAATCCAGATGTCACGACCCACTCCCCTTTACACACACTCAGGGATCACGAACCAGTGTCCACATCTATGGGGCCTTCCGATCAGGTATTGAACTCAAAGGTACAAAAGGCCAAGGCTCAGGGAGGGGGACCAGCATCAGGTGGTAGTAAAGTGAAACGcttcctctgcatgttctgtaacaaaggcttcagctgcctacagaaggtggagatccaccagagggtccacacaggggagaaacccttcagctgtacccagtgtcacatgcgATTCGCTGAGGCTGGCAACTTGAAGCGGCatcagagggtccacacaggggagaaaccctacagctgccCCCAGTGTCACATGCGTTTCGCTCAGTCTGGAAACCTGAAGatgcacctgaaggtccacacgGGAGAGAGGCCATTCGCCTGTACACACTGCAGGAAGAGGTTCTCAGAAAGGAGctacctcaggatacaccagcagaaaaatCATCATTCCACTATAACATAG
- the LOC118395546 gene encoding uncharacterized protein LOC118395546 isoform X4, whose product MANCMVFHTQIASIMEVLANAAVAEICKLVDNDYKVFRLEMSQSQKENKGLRRKLQLMDWKVARERAERTIRERVPASRPSSVKILDRYRGMARVEEHLTVGHNSFVKPVGHNAWRDDQPIAIDEGTGTSSQHVIVIESAGPGGSSLVKQERTEGDDPQHSRDIQTEAAAGVVPPVATDDLATTPRPRTRRSITEASAAYRRWRSTRGSTQGRNPSAVPSVTCDSLRLAT is encoded by the exons atggctaactgtatggtttttcacactcaaatagcctccattatggaggtgctagcgaatgcagccgtggcagagatctgtaaactcgtagacAACGACTATAaagtgtttcgtttggaaatgtctcaaagccagaaagaaaacaaGGGGTTGCGGAGGAAACTACAACTAATGGACTGGAAGGTGGCACGGGAGCGCGCGGAGAGGACAATACGAGAGCGCGTCCCCGCCAGTCGTCCCAGTAGTGTCAAGATCCTCGACCGATACAGAGGAATGGCAAGAG TTGAAGAACATCTCACTGTAGGCCACAACAGCTTTGTGAAGCCAGTGGGACACAATGCGTGGAGAGATGACCAACCCATTGCTATAGATGAGGGGACTGGAACCTCATCCCAACATGTTATTGTGATAGAG TCTGCAGGTCCTGGAGGATCGTCTCTGGTCAAGCAGGAGAGGACTGAAGGAGACGACCCACAACACAGCAGAGACATCCAGACTGAAGCAGCGGCTGGAGTGGTGCCCCCTGTCGCAACGGACGACCTTGCCACCACGCCCCGGCCCAGGACCCGACGTAGCATTACGGAG gcttcagctgcctacagaaggtggagatccaccagagggtccacacaggggagaaacccttcagctgtacccagtgtcacatgcgATTCGCTGAGGCTGGCAACTTGA
- the LOC118395546 gene encoding uncharacterized protein LOC118395546 isoform X5: MANCMVFHTQIASIMEVLANAAVAEICKLVDNDYKVFRLEMSQSQKENKGLRRKLQLMDWKVARERAERTIRERVPASRPSSVKILDRYRGMARVEEHLTVGHNSFVKPVGHNAWRDDQPIAIDEGTGTSSQHVIVIEVLEDRLWSSRRGLKETTHNTAETSRLKQRLEWCPLSQRTTLPPRPGPGPDVALRRLQLPTEGGDPPEGPHRGETLQLYPVSHAIR, translated from the exons atggctaactgtatggtttttcacactcaaatagcctccattatggaggtgctagcgaatgcagccgtggcagagatctgtaaactcgtagacAACGACTATAaagtgtttcgtttggaaatgtctcaaagccagaaagaaaacaaGGGGTTGCGGAGGAAACTACAACTAATGGACTGGAAGGTGGCACGGGAGCGCGCGGAGAGGACAATACGAGAGCGCGTCCCCGCCAGTCGTCCCAGTAGTGTCAAGATCCTCGACCGATACAGAGGAATGGCAAGAG TTGAAGAACATCTCACTGTAGGCCACAACAGCTTTGTGAAGCCAGTGGGACACAATGCGTGGAGAGATGACCAACCCATTGCTATAGATGAGGGGACTGGAACCTCATCCCAACATGTTATTGTGATAGAG GTCCTGGAGGATCGTCTCTGGTCAAGCAGGAGAGGACTGAAGGAGACGACCCACAACACAGCAGAGACATCCAGACTGAAGCAGCGGCTGGAGTGGTGCCCCCTGTCGCAACGGACGACCTTGCCACCACGCCCCGGCCCAGGACCCGACGTAGCATTACGGAG gcttcagctgcctacagaaggtggagatccaccagagggtccacacaggggagaaacccttcagctgtacccagtgtcacatgcgATTCGCTGA
- the LOC118395546 gene encoding uncharacterized protein LOC118395546 isoform X6 has product MANCMVFHTQIASIMEVLANAAVAEICKLVDNDYKVFRLEMSQSQKENKGLRRKLQLMDWKVARERAERTIRERVPASRPSSVKILDRYRGMARVEEHLTVGHNSFVKPVGHNAWRDDQPIAIDEGTGTSSQHVIVIEVLEDRLWSSRRGLKETTHNTAETSRLKQRLEWCPLSQRTTLPPRPGPGPDVALRRWMAGG; this is encoded by the exons atggctaactgtatggtttttcacactcaaatagcctccattatggaggtgctagcgaatgcagccgtggcagagatctgtaaactcgtagacAACGACTATAaagtgtttcgtttggaaatgtctcaaagccagaaagaaaacaaGGGGTTGCGGAGGAAACTACAACTAATGGACTGGAAGGTGGCACGGGAGCGCGCGGAGAGGACAATACGAGAGCGCGTCCCCGCCAGTCGTCCCAGTAGTGTCAAGATCCTCGACCGATACAGAGGAATGGCAAGAG TTGAAGAACATCTCACTGTAGGCCACAACAGCTTTGTGAAGCCAGTGGGACACAATGCGTGGAGAGATGACCAACCCATTGCTATAGATGAGGGGACTGGAACCTCATCCCAACATGTTATTGTGATAGAG GTCCTGGAGGATCGTCTCTGGTCAAGCAGGAGAGGACTGAAGGAGACGACCCACAACACAGCAGAGACATCCAGACTGAAGCAGCGGCTGGAGTGGTGCCCCCTGTCGCAACGGACGACCTTGCCACCACGCCCCGGCCCAGGACCCGACGTAGCATTACGGAG